The following are encoded together in the Salvia hispanica cultivar TCC Black 2014 chromosome 6, UniMelb_Shisp_WGS_1.0, whole genome shotgun sequence genome:
- the LOC125195248 gene encoding uncharacterized protein LOC125195248 produces the protein MVLDAAGPQFNNENMDEPPHPDAQKLYDMLNAADNELWPGCKKHSQLSYVVRLMSLKAEFHWPEKCYDRVTELIKEGFPSDDDLLPNSFYSTKKLLRGIGLPVEKIDCCPNNCMIFWRDDSLLHTCRHCGESRFQDQNVGSIADKNKQVAKAKMYYFPLTPRLQRLYASKATAEEMRWHSSSTDDGVMRHPADSPAWKHINNTFPEFASDCRNVRLGLSTDGFQPFGQSGKQYSSWPVILTPYNLPPWLCMKEHFMFLTVLVPGPRNPKDKLDVFLQPLIDELKQLWEVGVPTYDISLKQNFQMRAMLMWTISDFPAYSMLSGWSTAGRLACPHCMENTDAFTLERSGKQSWFDNHRKFLPTNHPFRKNKKAFRKNTMILDGPPEPKSGEEILNEIDTLGLVRVMDDFNDMNKIVSSRARSGWKKRSIFWDLPLKGRVFARVSCARVPPFNKIYNFPTNATNITKYKRQERGRTSST, from the coding sequence ATGGTTTTAGATGCTGCCGGTCCTCAGTTTAACAATGAGAACATGGATGAGCCACCGCATCCTGATGCGCAGAAACTTTATGATATGCTAAATGCTGCTGATAATGAGTTGTGGCCTGGTTGCAAGAAACATTCACAGTTGTCATATGTGGTTCGACTAATGAGTTTGAAAGCAGAGTTTCATTGGCCTGAGAAATGTTATGATCGAGTCACAGAACTGATCAAAGAAGGGTTTCCAAGTGATGATGACTTATTGCCAAATAGCTTTTATagcacaaaaaaattattgcgTGGCATAGGATTAccggttgaaaaaattgactgttgtccaaataattgtaTGATTTTTTGGCGAGACGACAGTTTGTTACACACATGCAGACATTGTGGCGAATCACGCTTTCAAGACCAAAATGTTGGTTCTATAGCGGATAAAAACAAACAGGTGGCTAAAGCAAAGATGTATTATTTTCCTCTGACTCCTCGATTGCAAAGACTATATGCATCCAAAGCCACAGCTGAAGAAATGCGTTGGCATTCTTCATCTACTGATGATGGAGTTATGCGACATCCAGCAGACTCTCCTGCGTGGAAGCACATTAACAATACATTCCCCGAATTTGCTTCAGATTGCCGTAATGTGCGATTAGGACTTTCAACGGATGGTTTTCAACCATTTGGCCAATCAGGGAAGCAGTACTCCTCGTGGCCAGTTATCTTAACACCTTACAATCTTCCTCCTTGGCTATGTATGAAGGAACATTTCATGTTCCTCACAGTGTTAGTTCCCGGGCCGCGTAATCCTAAAGATAAGTTGGATGTTTTTCTACAACCATTAATAGATGAACTGAAACAGTTGTGGGAAGTGGGTGTGCCTACCTATGATATTTCATTGaagcaaaattttcaaatgcgAGCAATGTTGATGTGGACCATAAGCGATTTTCCAGCATATTCTATGTTGTCTGGATGGAGTACAGCTGGAAGATTAGCTTGTCCTCATTGCATGGAAAACACTGATGCGTTTACTTTAGAGAGAAGTGGTAAACAATCATGGTTTGACAATCATCGAAAATTCTTACCTACTAATCATCCATTTCGAAAGAATAAAAAAGCATTCCGTAAAAACACGATGATCCTAGATGGCCCACCAGAACCAAAGTCAGGAGAAGAAATCTTGAACGAGATAGATACATTAGGTTTGGTAAGAGTGATGGATGACTTCAATGACATGAACAAGATTGTCTCAAGTCGTGCTAGATCTGGATGGAAGAAAAGAAGCATCTTCTGGGATCTCCCTTTGAAGGGTCGGGTTTTTGCACGTGTGTCGTGTGCACGTGTCCCTcctttcaacaagatttataattttcccaCTAATGCAACAAATATTACTAAGTATAAGCGGCAAGAGCGGGGTCGaacatcatcaacatga